In Chitinophaga sp. H8, the sequence CTAAAGACCTGGACCAGCTGCATGCCATGAATGAACCGCTCACGGAAGAAGAAGTAACACAGATCTATATTCCGCTATCCCGCCTGCTGAACTTATACGTAACCTCTTCACAAAGGCTCCATGCTACTACCAGCTCTTTTTTACGCAGCCGCGTACATAAAGTGCCCTATATTATCGGGATTGCCGGTAGCGTGGCTGTAGGAAAGAGCACCACTGCCCGGGTATTACAGAAACTGCTTTCTGCCTGGCCTAATCATACACGGGTAGCCCTGGTTACTACCGATGGCTTCCTCTTCCCCAACAGGATCCTGGAACAGCAACATATCATGAACCGGAAAGGATTCCCGGAAAGTTATGATATAAAGAAACTGATCCGCTTCCTCGCGGATGTAAAATCAGGGAAACAGAAAATAGCCGCACCACTCTATTCTCACCTGGAATATGATGTATTATCCGAACATCAATGGATCGAACAGCCCGATATCGTAATCGTGGAAGGCATCAATGTATTGCAGGTACGCCCCCGCCAGGAAAAAAGGGATCCATCTGTATTCGTTTCCGATTTCTTCGATTTCTCCATTTATGTACACGCCCAGGAAAAAGATATCCGTAACTGGTACATTGCCCGCTTTGAATCATTGCGCCGTACTGCTTTCCAGAATCCCGACTCTTTTTTCCATCGCTATGCATATCTATCTGATGAAGAAACAATTGCCATGGCTACGCAGATCTGGGATGATATTAATAAACCTAACCTGGAACAAAATATCCAGCCTACCCGCTACCGCGCTGGCCTCATCCTCGACAAGGGAAGTGATCATTTTATCAAATCCGTACATCTGAGAAAAACATAAAGATGACTGACCTGGACCAGCTAAGAAGAGCGCTTGCCAAATTGTATACCGGCGCAGATGAAAACTGGCCGGCCTTTGAGCGCATACTTCATCCGGTACAGTTTGAGGCAGGAGCCTTTTTATCCCAGGCAGGAAAAACAACCAATGCTATTTATTATATCACAGCAGGCACCGTCCGCGTAGTGGCGCTGTACCAGGAAAAAGAAACCTGCCTGGACTTTGCATTCCCAGGCATGTTCTCCACCTCCTATGCTTCTTTTATTACACAAACGCCTGCAGGAGTGAGCTTGCAGGCCATCCTCCCGGTAAACGCCCTCGCTTTTTATTATGATGACCTGCAGACACTCTACCGAGCTCATCCGGCTACCGAAAAAATAGGCCGCTTGCTGGCAGAACAACAATATCTCCGCAAATACCACCGCGAACTTTCATTACTGCAATACACCGCTGCGGAAAGATACCGGCAACTATTACAGGAACATCCGGAGATAGTCAGAGTAATACCTGTTAAATATGTTGCCTCCTACCTGGGTATTGAGCCGGAGAGCCTTAGCCGCATCCGCCGGAATATCAAAAAATAACAACACAACACGGCCGGAAGAAAAAGGAACAGTTACAAATAACGGAACAACCGGTCAACGTCGTTCAAAGTATTAAATAAGTAAGGGGCCACTCTCATACTGGAGCCCCTGAAGCTCACATATACCTGGTTATCGGCCAACTCCTTTCTGAGCTTTACCACCTGGCTGTCACTTAATTTGATTCCGATCATATGCCCCACCCGCTGATTGCTATCCGGTGTTTCCAACCCCAGGGCAGCTGCCTTTTCCTGAATAGCATCCGTGAGTACTGACAGGGTTTCCTGTATATTGGCCACCCCCCATTCCAGTATCTGGGATAATGCGGCAATACTCATTTCCACATGTACAAAGCTGGGAAAACCACCCATATCAAACCGTCTTGCGCCTGCTCTGTATATCTCCTGGTAATTCACCAACGATGTAAAATCATCACTGCCCGCTCTGTTCAGCCAGGAATATTCAATCGGCTTTCCGGCTATACTGTATTGGGGATCTGCATATAAAAAGCCCATGCCATAAGCGCCGAGCAACCATTTATATCCTACCGTAACCAGAAAATCCGGCTTGATCTTATTGATGTCCAGGGGATAAGCACCTAACGACTGACTGGCATCTATCACCAGTTTGGCAGATACACTTTTTACTGCTTTACTCACTTCCTCCAGGTCAATCAAACTGCCATCTGTCCAATGGCAATTTGGAATAGCCACTACGCCGGTATGTGTATTAATATGTGATAACAGAGCGGCAGTCCACGATTGTCCGGCTGCCCTTTTTACGGTTACAATAGCAGCACCACTGCTGCGGGATAATTCCTGCCAGGCATATACATTCGATGGATATTGTTGATCCAGCAATATTATATGCTGATCAGGACGTAATTGGACATTGTTTGCTGCAACAGCAATGCCATAGCTGGCAGCAGGAATAAGGGCAATATGATCTTTTGTTGCGCCGATAATTTTTGCAAATAAATCACGAAGTACTTCTGCACGTCCAAACCAATCTTCCGTTTGCAATTGCCAGGGGGTTGTTTTTTTATTGAGCCCTGTTATACCAGCTGCCTGCACCTGCTTGGGCAGGGGCGATACACTGCCGCAATTCATATAAACTACCTCTGAAGGAATATCAAACAAGTGTCTTTGATCTGGAAGTATCATAGTTTACACTTTTTAATGGTTGTCTAAAGTATCGACTCTTTTATTAACTAACAAATGTTAGGTTGCTGCACTTTTTTAATGCCGAAATTTGAGAGAACAAAAATTATCCCAATGGCATTCTTTGCAGGCTTACTGACTTTTAGTCTTCTTTTTTTATTAGCAGGATATCTCTTCAATATATCTTATCTGCTACACTTTGCGAATGATATGCGGCTGGCAGCCGCTACGATGTTTATATTAATTGGTGTCATGCATCTGTTAAAACCACATAAGCTCACTTACATGATCGAGGGACTGTTGCCCTATGCCTATGCATTGGTTATTTTAACGGGTATCCTGGAAATTATTTTTGGAGCAGGATTACTGCACACCGCCACACAGTATTATGCGGCCTGGGCCTTAATGGTCCTGTTAGTCCTGATGTTTCCGGCCAATATATATGTAGCTGTAAAACAACTGCCAGCTCCGGGCGGCTTACCTGCCAGTCCCTGGTATACCTGGAGCCGCCTCGCCTTTCAGCCCCTGTACATTTTGTGGATCTGGTGGAGTATAAGAGGATAGGATTACAATAGGCGGATGTGCAAAATCCTGCCAGGCTGCTTCTGCTTCCCCTGCAGTTAAATCTCCCTTAAACACCATTATCCTGTATTTTTGCGTGTATTCATGGCCATAGGTAAGCAGCCACGAAGCCATTTTAGTAGGACTATAATTGAGCATCAGCTCTCCCCTTTCTGCGTTCTCCGGCCATACTCTCAATGGCTGCGGGGAGTTGTAATTGTCCGGACTATTCATAATCAGTATCCCTGCATGTCCTTTGCCGGTACTACCGCTGATCTTTACCCAGCGGGCACGGGTACTG encodes:
- the coaA gene encoding type I pantothenate kinase yields the protein MTSFTQSEPYSPYITISREEWAKTSDDAMLHLLDTKDLDQLHAMNEPLTEEEVTQIYIPLSRLLNLYVTSSQRLHATTSSFLRSRVHKVPYIIGIAGSVAVGKSTTARVLQKLLSAWPNHTRVALVTTDGFLFPNRILEQQHIMNRKGFPESYDIKKLIRFLADVKSGKQKIAAPLYSHLEYDVLSEHQWIEQPDIVIVEGINVLQVRPRQEKRDPSVFVSDFFDFSIYVHAQEKDIRNWYIARFESLRRTAFQNPDSFFHRYAYLSDEETIAMATQIWDDINKPNLEQNIQPTRYRAGLILDKGSDHFIKSVHLRKT
- a CDS encoding Crp/Fnr family transcriptional regulator; the protein is MTDLDQLRRALAKLYTGADENWPAFERILHPVQFEAGAFLSQAGKTTNAIYYITAGTVRVVALYQEKETCLDFAFPGMFSTSYASFITQTPAGVSLQAILPVNALAFYYDDLQTLYRAHPATEKIGRLLAEQQYLRKYHRELSLLQYTAAERYRQLLQEHPEIVRVIPVKYVASYLGIEPESLSRIRRNIKK
- a CDS encoding aminotransferase class V-fold PLP-dependent enzyme; its protein translation is MILPDQRHLFDIPSEVVYMNCGSVSPLPKQVQAAGITGLNKKTTPWQLQTEDWFGRAEVLRDLFAKIIGATKDHIALIPAASYGIAVAANNVQLRPDQHIILLDQQYPSNVYAWQELSRSSGAAIVTVKRAAGQSWTAALLSHINTHTGVVAIPNCHWTDGSLIDLEEVSKAVKSVSAKLVIDASQSLGAYPLDINKIKPDFLVTVGYKWLLGAYGMGFLYADPQYSIAGKPIEYSWLNRAGSDDFTSLVNYQEIYRAGARRFDMGGFPSFVHVEMSIAALSQILEWGVANIQETLSVLTDAIQEKAAALGLETPDSNQRVGHMIGIKLSDSQVVKLRKELADNQVYVSFRGSSMRVAPYLFNTLNDVDRLFRYL
- a CDS encoding DoxX family protein; the protein is MAFFAGLLTFSLLFLLAGYLFNISYLLHFANDMRLAAATMFILIGVMHLLKPHKLTYMIEGLLPYAYALVILTGILEIIFGAGLLHTATQYYAAWALMVLLVLMFPANIYVAVKQLPAPGGLPASPWYTWSRLAFQPLYILWIWWSIRG